One genomic segment of Arachis duranensis cultivar V14167 chromosome 4, aradu.V14167.gnm2.J7QH, whole genome shotgun sequence includes these proteins:
- the LOC107485964 gene encoding riboflavin biosynthesis protein PYRR, chloroplastic — MALCLNLSPASIICKCMAKASSHSTSNNGPHAFDAAFVRRAAILADKSAGFTSPHPNFGCVITTPTGAVASEAYLYAQGTTPAEAQAVAAAGELCRGATAYLNMEPGDCHGDHAAVSALVQGGVKRVVIGMRNPLQHLRGNAVRALRSQGLQVDLLGEDLTSKVMEDAQKACILVNAPLICRAASRVPFSVLKYAMTLDGKIAASSGHASWISSKQSRNLVFELRGRSDAVIVGGNTVRKDNPRLTARHGGGHMPIRIVMSQTLNLPEEANLWDMSEVSTIVVTQRGARRSLQKLLASKGVEVVEFDILNPRDVMEYFHDRGYLSIFWECGGTLAAAAISSGVIHKVYAFVAPKIIGGKNAPTPVGELGMVEMSQALNLIDVCYEQVGPDMLISGFLQPLPDILPTIPSLDETYAVDPTVSPYESSIIFFYKTWDPYGALSNFSPHPIQMPGENGDNVTWLSVEHYYQAHKFIGMDDTLARDSIEKIKSAKSPEEAAKIGRSMQRKRPDLVRPDWDNIKIDVMYRALKCKFSTYTHLNTMLLSTTGSVLVEASPHDLFWGGGRDGEGLNYLGRLLMKLRSEFLGESSSSCESPSIAV; from the exons ATGGCGTTGTGTCTGAATCTCAGCCCGGCCTCCATTATCTGCAAATGTATGGCAAAGGCATCATCCCACAGCACCTCCAACAATGGACCTCATGCCTTCGATGCTGCATTTGTCCGACGTGCAGCCATTCTTGCTGACAAGTCTGCTGGCTTCACCTCTCCCCACCCAAACTTTGGCTGTGTCATCACCACCCCGACTGGCGCCGTTGCTAGTGAGGCCTACCTATATGCTCAGGGCACCACTCCTGCCGAGGCACAAGCTGTGGCAGCTGCAGGGGAGCTTTGCCGCGGGGCCACTGCATACCTCAACATGGAACCTGGTGATTGCCATGGCGATCATGCAGCTGTTTCTGCTCTTGTTCAG GGAGGGGTCAAAAGGGTTGTCATTGGAATGAGGAATCCATTGCAGCATCTCAGGGGCAATGCTGTGCGTGCACTGAGGAGCCAAGGTTTGCAGGTTGATCTCCTTGGTGAGGACCTCACAAGCAAAGTTATGGAG GATGCCCAAAAAGCTTGTATTCTTGTCAATGCTCCTTTAATTTGTAGAGCTGCTTCACGCGTTCCCTTTTCTGTTCTAAAGTATGCTATGACCCTTGACG GGAAAATTGCCGCCAGCAGTGGCCATGCCTCATGGATAAGCAGTAAGCAATCTAGAAATCTGGTTTTTGAGCTACGGGGTAGAAGTGATGCTGTTATTGTGGGTGGAAACACAGTACGGAAGGACA ATCCAAGACTGACTGCCAGACATGGAGGTGGGCATATGCCTATTCGTATAGTAATGTCCCAGACCCTCAATCTTCCAGAGGAAGCAAACCTATGGGACATGTCTGAGGTTTCTACTATAGTGGTAACACAGAGAGGTGCAAGGAGGAGTTTACAAAAGCTGCTTGCATCTAAAGGAGTTGAAGTTGTTGAATTCGACATATTAAATCCACGAGATGTTATGGAGTATTTTCATGATCGAGGGTATCTTTCAATATTTTGGGAATGTGGAGGAACATTAGCTGCAGCTGCTATTTCATCTGGTGTAATTCACAAG GTCTATGCATTTGTTGCTCCTAAAATCATTGGTGGAAAGAATGCACCAACTCCTGTGGGTGAACTTGGGATGGTTGAGATGTCTCAGGCTTTGAATCTAATTGACGTTTGCTATGAGCAG GTTGGGCCTGACATGCTTATCAGTGGATTTCTTCAGCCCTTACCAGACATATTGCCTACTATTCCGTCACTCGATGAAACTTATGCTGTTGATCCTACTGTCTCACCATACGAGTCAAGCAtcatatttttctataaaacaTGGGATCCTTATGGTGCATTGTCAAATTTCTCTCCCCATCCCATTCAAATGCCTGGTGAAAATGGTGATAATGTGACTTGGTTGAGTGTGGAGCATTACTACCAG GCTCACAAGTTTATTGGTATGGATGATACTCTTGCAAGAGATAGCATTGAAAAGATTAAATCTGCAAAAAGTCCAGAAGAAGCTGCAAAAATAGGAAGGTCAATGCAAAGGAAGCGACCTGATCTG GTAAGGCCTGATTGGGACAACATAAAGATTGATGTCATGTACAGGGCACTGAAATGCAAATTCTCGACATACACACATTTGAATACCATGCTTCTTTCAACCACCGGTTCTGTTCTTGTCGAGGCTTCGCCACATGATTTGTTTTGGGGTGGAGGTCGAGATGGAGAAGGCTTAAACTATCTTGGTCGCTTATTGATGAAGCTAAGATCAGAGTTTCTTGGCGAGTCGTCATCATCGTGCGAGTCCCCTAGTATAGCCGTATAG
- the LOC107485965 gene encoding uncharacterized protein LOC107485965 produces the protein MSSKERPTLGGTRIKTRKRNIAAPLDPAAFADAVVQIYLDNAGDLELVAKNIESSDLNFSRYGDTFFEVVFTGGRTQPGTTKPDEGERHPYSIIECEPKREVILPSVIYIQKILRRRPFLIKNLENVMQKFLQSLELFEENERKKLAIFTALAFSQKLSGLPPETVFQPLLKDNLVAKGLVLSFITDFFKEYLIDNSLDDLISILKRGKVEDKLLEFFPPTKRSNESFSEHFSKEGLVALVEYNEKKIFEVKLKEMKSALTTQITEEVDISEVIENVKVRVRDAKLPDIEVVRVLWDVLMDAVQWSGKNQQQNANSALRQVKTWAELLNTFCTTGKLELELMYKVQMQCYEDAKLMKLFPEIIRSLYEQDVLAEDTILHWFRKGTNTKGRQTFVKALESFVNWLEEAEEEE, from the exons ATGAG CTCGAAGGAGAGACCCACTCTTGG TGGCACGCGGATTAAGACCCGCAAACGGAATATTGCAGCGCCGCTGGACCCTGCAGCATTCGCGGATGCAGTGGTCCAGATTTATTTGGATAATGCTGGTGATCTG gaACTTGTTGCTAAGAACATTGAATCTTCAGACCTTAACTTCTCAAGATACGGTGACACCTTTTTTGAG GTTGTTTTCACTGGGGGTCGTACACAACCTGGAACTACCAAGCCTGATGAGGGGGAGCGCCATCCATACTCTATAATAGAGTGTGAGCCAAAGCGTGAAGTCATCTTACCATCTGTAATCTACATACAAAAGATTTTGAGGCGAAGGCCATTCCTCATTAAGAACCTCGAAAATGTTATGCAAAAGTTCCTCCAGTCCTTGGAGCTTTTCGAGgaaaatgagaggaaaaagCTGGCAATCTTCACAGCACTTGCATTCTCCCAGAAGCTCTCTGGTCTTCCACCAGAGACCGTGTTCCAACCACTTCTTAAGGATAACCTTGTGGCCAAAGGGCTAGTTCTGTCATTCATAACCGACTTCTTTAAGGAGTATCTGATTGACAACAGCCTTGATGATCTTATTTCAATTCTGAAAAGAGGAAAAGTAGAGGATAAGCTCTTGGAGTTTTTCCCTCCTACAAAAAGATCCAACGAGTCTTTCTCTGAGCATTTCAG CAAGGAAGGACTAGTGGCATTGGTCGAGTACAATGAGAAGAAAATATTTGAGGTGAAACTTAAGGAAATGAAGTCTGCTTTGACAACTCAGATAACGGAGGAGGTTGATATATCTGAAGTAATTGAGAATGTGAAGGTGCGGGTCCGAGATGCTAAATTGCCAGATATTGAGGTTGTCCGGGTCTTGTGGGATGTTTTGATGGATGCTGTCCAGTGGTCAGGGAAAAATCAGCAACAGAATGCAAATTCAGCCCTACGCCAG GTAAAAACCTGGGCAGAACTGTTGAACACATTCTGCACCACTGGGAAACTGGAGCTAGAACTGATGTACAAGGTACAAATGCAATGCTACGAAGATGCAAAACTGATGAAGCTGTTCCCAGAGATTATTAGATCGCTCTACGAGCAGGATGTGCTGGCTGAAGACACCATCCTTCATTGGTTCCGCAAAGGAACAAACACGAAGGGCAG GCAAACCTTTGTGAAAGCATTGGAATCCTTTGTGAATTGGCTGGAGGAGGCAGAAGAGGAGGAATAA